In Rubrobacter naiadicus, the following are encoded in one genomic region:
- a CDS encoding metallophosphoesterase family protein: MKILAVSDEVERVLYGPALESYAGGVEAVVSCGDLPFDYLEYLVTVLGVPLFYVLGNHDPAPENGKHPGGCTPLDGRIEELGGHALAGLSGSHLYSDGPNQYTERQMRRRARRLSSHIRRRTLFGRPAPDIFVSHAPPFGLGDREDVCHTGFESYLKLIDRHHPSLWLHGHVHLYGPEPERVTKRGSTRVVNVFGHRILEV; the protein is encoded by the coding sequence ATGAAGATCCTTGCGGTCAGCGACGAGGTGGAGCGGGTGCTCTACGGGCCCGCGCTCGAGTCCTACGCCGGGGGGGTGGAGGCGGTCGTCTCCTGCGGAGACCTCCCCTTCGACTACCTCGAGTACCTCGTCACGGTCCTCGGCGTGCCCCTCTTCTACGTCCTCGGCAACCACGATCCCGCTCCTGAGAACGGGAAGCACCCCGGCGGGTGCACCCCACTCGACGGGCGCATCGAGGAGCTCGGCGGGCACGCCCTCGCCGGCCTCTCGGGCTCCCACCTCTACTCGGACGGTCCCAACCAGTACACCGAGCGCCAGATGCGCCGCCGCGCCCGACGCCTCTCTTCACACATAAGGAGGCGCACGCTGTTCGGCAGACCCGCCCCCGACATCTTCGTCTCCCACGCGCCGCCCTTCGGCCTCGGAGACAGGGAGGACGTCTGCCACACCGGCTTCGAATCGTACCTCAAGCTCATAGACCGGCACCACCCGTCCCTCTGGCTGCACGGCCACGTCCACCTCTACGGCCCGGAGCCGGAGCGTGTAACGAAGAGGGGCTCGACCAGGGTGGTGAACGTCTTCGGACACCGCATCCTCGAAGTTTGA
- a CDS encoding FAD-binding dehydrogenase: MHQDADAIVVGAGLAGLVAACELAGAGRRVILLDQEPERSLGGQAYWSFGGLFLVDSPEQRRFGIRDSVELALQDWMGTAGFDREEDRWARRWAEAYVEFAAGEKRSWLRSLGVGFFPIVGWAERGGRGASGPGNSVPRFHIVWGTGPGLLEPFVERLRAAERRGRVSLRFRHRVTALEAEGGHVCGVHGEILEPGGAERGRASSRRVVGEFSLRAQAVIVASGGLGGNHGLVRRNWPGWLGRPPRRMLCGVPAHVDGGMLEVAARAGAHLTNLDRMWHYTEGIEYPDPIWENHGIRILPGPSSLWLDARGRRLPPPLFPGFDTLGTLRHILQTGYDHTWFVLTRRILEKEFALSGSDQNPDLTARSVPRVLGRLLPGAPAPVKGFVRAGRDFVTARTVPELARRMNALTGGDPPLDPALLKEEIVARDRELANPFGKDLQVAAIREARRYAGDRLIRAARPHRLLDPGAGPLVAVRLRILTRKTLGGIQTDLSSRALGADGTPIPGLYAAGEAAGFGGGGMHGYRSLEGTFLGGCLFSGRAAGRAAASDIL; encoded by the coding sequence TTGCACCAGGACGCTGATGCGATAGTCGTCGGGGCGGGGCTCGCGGGGCTGGTCGCCGCCTGCGAGCTCGCCGGGGCCGGAAGGCGCGTGATCCTGCTCGACCAGGAACCCGAACGGTCGCTCGGCGGGCAGGCGTACTGGTCCTTCGGCGGGCTCTTCCTCGTCGACTCCCCCGAGCAGCGACGGTTCGGGATAAGGGACTCGGTGGAGCTCGCGCTCCAGGACTGGATGGGAACCGCTGGCTTCGACCGCGAGGAGGACCGCTGGGCGCGCCGGTGGGCCGAGGCCTACGTGGAGTTCGCCGCGGGCGAGAAGCGCTCCTGGCTCCGGAGCCTCGGGGTCGGCTTCTTCCCGATAGTCGGCTGGGCCGAGCGCGGGGGCCGCGGGGCCTCCGGGCCGGGCAACTCGGTCCCGAGGTTCCACATCGTGTGGGGCACAGGCCCCGGTCTCCTCGAACCCTTCGTCGAGAGGCTCCGCGCGGCCGAGAGGCGGGGCAGGGTCTCGCTCCGCTTCAGACACCGGGTCACGGCGCTCGAGGCGGAGGGCGGACACGTCTGCGGCGTGCACGGTGAGATCCTCGAACCTGGCGGCGCGGAGCGCGGGAGAGCGAGCTCGCGCCGGGTGGTCGGGGAGTTCTCGCTCCGGGCTCAGGCCGTCATCGTCGCCTCCGGCGGGCTCGGCGGCAACCACGGGCTGGTGCGCAGAAACTGGCCCGGATGGCTCGGACGACCACCGCGACGGATGCTCTGCGGGGTTCCGGCCCACGTCGACGGCGGGATGCTCGAGGTCGCGGCGAGAGCCGGGGCCCACCTCACGAACCTCGACCGCATGTGGCACTACACCGAGGGGATCGAGTACCCGGACCCGATCTGGGAGAACCACGGCATACGCATCCTCCCCGGCCCCTCCTCGCTGTGGCTCGACGCCCGCGGCCGCCGGCTGCCGCCCCCCCTCTTCCCCGGCTTCGACACCCTGGGCACCCTCCGGCACATCCTGCAGACCGGATACGACCACACCTGGTTCGTGCTCACGCGCCGGATACTCGAGAAGGAGTTCGCCCTCTCCGGCTCGGACCAGAACCCGGACCTAACCGCAAGGAGCGTCCCCCGGGTGCTCGGGCGGCTGCTTCCGGGCGCGCCGGCCCCGGTAAAGGGGTTCGTGCGCGCGGGCCGGGACTTCGTCACCGCCCGCACCGTCCCCGAGCTCGCGCGGAGGATGAACGCCCTCACAGGCGGCGACCCACCCCTCGATCCGGCGCTGCTGAAGGAGGAGATCGTCGCCCGCGACCGCGAGCTCGCGAACCCGTTCGGCAAGGACCTGCAGGTGGCGGCGATCCGGGAGGCCCGCCGCTACGCGGGCGACAGGCTCATCCGGGCCGCAAGGCCCCACCGGTTGCTCGATCCCGGCGCCGGTCCGCTCGTCGCGGTGCGGCTGCGCATCCTGACCCGCAAGACCCTCGGCGGCATACAGACCGACCTCTCCTCGCGGGCGCTCGGGGCCGACGGCACACCCATCCCGGGCCTCTACGCCGCCGGGGAGGCGGCAGGCTTCGGGGGTGGGGGGATGCACGGCTACCGCTCGCTCGAGGGGACCTTCCTGGGCGGATGCCTGTTCTCCGGCAGGGCGGCCGGACGGGCCGCCGCTTCGGACATC